One Gossypium hirsutum isolate 1008001.06 chromosome A11, Gossypium_hirsutum_v2.1, whole genome shotgun sequence genomic window carries:
- the LOC107892091 gene encoding uncharacterized protein translates to MDPEKQDVIKFILYLMLLEVEMRKKREKTEEMEKQLRADRAALEAMENKRLMLMSERDDKIAEKKTVDKLVADFLRADANGDFEAQKAMENQIVALISRDAGDTGPSGGGG, encoded by the exons ATG GATCCAGAGAAGCAGGATGTCATTAAGTTCATCTTATACCTCATGCTCTTGGAAGTTGAAATGAGAAAGAAGAGAGAGAAAACGGAGGAGATGGAAAAGCAGCTAAGGGCCGATCGAGCTGCACTGGAAGCTATGGAAAATAAACGTTTGATGCTTATGAGTGAGAGGGATGACAAGATCGCAGAGAAAAAAACTGTGGACAAATTGGTTGCTGATTTTCTTCGAGCAGATGCTAACGGCGATTTTGAGGCGCAGAAAGCTATGGAGAACCAGATTGTAGCTTTGATCAGCCGTGACGCCGGCGACACGGGACCATCTGGAGGCGGCGGTTAG